In Antennarius striatus isolate MH-2024 chromosome 8, ASM4005453v1, whole genome shotgun sequence, a single window of DNA contains:
- the armh3 gene encoding armadillo-like helical domain-containing protein 3 produces the protein MSQTEKKAGLLRRTSSSKKPLKEKVVLMYDEIFAKEDPAKNNPRFWDELFLMKVNLEYLESKLENIDGEEVQRIRDNINSLFHHCVQALGEEHQIKVVNALQTLCALFRGVHQKNKSASGFDIINMLMGFDKAELRMKDLMERLDSLLCGDGSESLKSLCLKLLLCLVTVTDNISQNTILEYVMINSIFEAILQILSDVSSRGQHGYDAVVLLALLVNYRKYESVNPYIVKLSIVDDEPTLDGMGMVVHQALTEYNRQYKDKEEENQGGFFSTLTSMVGNMFIADADEKLSVQTNEAILLALYEAVHLNRNFITVLAQSHPEINIPTTPTTPTPTTPTSPLGTTPPSLDVMNNPELPLDPNLQTSNLLITFLKYASIVMQDTKDEHRLNSARLCLIILTCIAEDQYADAFLHDDNMNFRVNLHKMPMRHRKKAMDKNIPSRPLVCAVLDLMVEFIVTHMMKDFPMDLYLRCVQIIHKLLCYQKKCRIRLHYTWRELWSALINLLKFLLSNETTLLAKHNIFHLVLLVVNLFNMFITYGDTFLPTSNSYDELYYEIVRMHQVFDNLYCMVLRVSTNTGQWKEAASKVTHALVNVRAIINHFNPKIESYAAVNHISQLSEDQVLEVVRSNYDTLTLKLQDGLDQFERYSEQPKEAAFFKELVRSISLNVRKNVSLNTLSQDVLLKEFSTIS, from the exons ATGTCTCAGACAGAGAAGAAAGCAGGGCTGCTGAGGAGGACGTCATCCTCAAAGAAACCCTTGAAGGAGAAGGTTGTGCTGATGTATGATGAGATTTTTGCT AAAGAAGATCCAGCTAAAAATAACCCTCGCTTCTGGGATGAGCTATTTCTCATGAag gtgAATTTAGAATACCTGGAGTCAAAATTGGAAAATATAGATGGCGAGGAGGTTCAACGAATCCGGGACAATATCAACTCTTTGTTCCACCACTGTGTCCAGGCCCTTGGGGAAGAACACCAAATAAAAGTAGTCAATGCTCTGCAG aCTCTGTGCGCACTTTTCCGAGGGGTTCACCAGAAGAACAAGTCTGCATCCGGCTTTGACATCATCAACATGCTCATGGGGTTTGACAAAGCAGAGTTAAGGATGAAG GACTTGATGGAGAGACTGGACAGCCTTCTTTGTGGAGATGGCTCAGAGAGTCTCAAGAGTCTTTGTCTCAAACTGCTCTTGTGTCTGGTGACG GTAACAGACAATATTAGTCAAAATACCATTCTGGAATATGTCATGATCAACAGCATCTTTGAAGCAATTCTACAG ATTCTGTCCGATGTGTCCAGTAGAGGGCAGCATGGTTATGATGCCGTGGTCCTGTTGGCCCTGCTGGTTAACTACAGGAAATATGAG TCTGTAAACCCATATATTGTGAAGCTCTCTATTGTGGATGACGAGCCAACACTGGAT GGAATGGGAATGGTTGTCCACCAAGCTCTGACAGAATATAACAG ACAgtacaaagacaaagaagaggAGAACCAGGGTGGGTTCTTCTCTACCCTCACCAGTATG GTGGGAAACATGTTTATTGCAGATGCTGATGAGAAACTGTCAGTGCA GACTAATGAGGCAATTCTGCTGGCACTTTATGAGGCTGTGCATCTGAACCGAAACTTCATCACTGTCTTAGCACAG AGCCACCCTGAGATCAATATCCCAACTACACCTACCACCCCTACTCCAACTACACCGACGTCACCACTTGGCACAACGCCGCCCTCCCTCGACG TGATGAACAACCCAGAACTGCCTTTGGATCCTAACCTGCAGACAAGCAACCTTCTCATCACCTTCCTTAAGTACGCCTCCATTGTGATGCAGGATACTAAAG ATGAGCATCGTCTCAACAGTGCCAGACTGTGCTTGATCATCCTCACCTGCATCGCAGAG GACCAGTACGCTGACGCCTTTCTCCATGATGACAACATGAACTTCAGAGTCAATCTCCACAAAATG cccatgagacacagaaaaaaagcgATGGACAAGAACATCCCTTCGAGGCCGCTGGTGTGTGCTGTTCTAG ATCTGATGGTGGAGTTTATTGTCACTCATATGATGAAGGATTTCCCCATGGATTTATACTT GCGCTGTGTACAGATCATCCACAAACTCCTGTGCTATCAGAAGAAGTGCAGAATTCGATTACACTACACCTGGAGAGAGCTGTGGTCAG CTCTCATCAACCTGCTGAAGTTCCTGCTGTCAAATGAGACCACACTGCTAGCCAAGCATAACATCTTTCATCTGGTCTTACTG GTGGTAAATCTGTTTAACATGTTCATAACGTACGGCGACACGTTCCTGCCTACTTCCAACAGCTACGACGAGCTGTACTATGAGATCGTACGGATGCACCAGGTGTTCGACAACCTCTACTGCATGG TTCTGAGAGTATCGACCAACACGGGCCAGTGGAAGGAGGCAGCCAGCAAAGTCACACATGCCCTGGTCAATGTTcg GGCCATCATCAACCATTTTAATCCCAAAATTGAGTCGTACGCTGCTGTGAACCACATCTCCCAGCTGTCAGAAGATCAG GTGCTGGAGGTGGTTCGGTCTAACTACGACACGCTGACGCTCAAACTGCAGGACGGCCTGGACCAGTTTGAGAGGTACTCAGAGCAGCCCAAAGAAGCTGCCTTCTTCAAGGAGCTG